One window of Caldisericum exile AZM16c01 genomic DNA carries:
- a CDS encoding carbohydrate kinase family protein has product MRRVLVLGENAVDVKIRLDDLILSDDENHIPEETSINFGGTGINFSFALKVLSETPVYFTPISLDAFGKSIRQFLEQNNIYYFDYSSEKPTPVVVSIISKDKRITIANIKGTAYVDITFNVFLNANLHYDYVYVSGGLLTERNPQIESFKIIKHIKEMGRAIFFDPQVRIGKDLPGFIETCEEIIPLSDIVLANEKEISVFGKDLLENFLERGGVLVVKRGKEGAKLITNVREHEVKGVSLKSVNVVGAGDVFNAAFIKSFINTNRLNESLEFANEFATRYVEKGFS; this is encoded by the coding sequence ATGAGAAGAGTTCTTGTTTTAGGAGAAAATGCTGTTGATGTTAAAATAAGGCTTGACGACCTTATACTTTCCGATGACGAAAATCATATTCCAGAAGAGACTTCAATAAATTTTGGAGGGACTGGAATAAATTTTTCGTTTGCGTTAAAGGTTCTCTCCGAAACACCAGTCTATTTTACTCCTATATCTTTGGATGCCTTTGGAAAAAGCATTCGACAATTTTTGGAGCAAAACAACATATACTATTTTGATTATAGTTCAGAAAAGCCAACTCCTGTTGTTGTGAGTATTATTTCGAAAGATAAAAGGATAACGATTGCAAATATTAAAGGAACTGCATATGTTGACATCACTTTCAATGTCTTTCTAAATGCAAATCTTCATTATGACTATGTTTATGTTTCAGGAGGTCTATTAACTGAAAGAAATCCTCAAATTGAAAGTTTCAAAATAATAAAGCATATTAAAGAAATGGGGCGTGCTATATTCTTTGACCCACAAGTACGCATTGGCAAAGATCTTCCAGGTTTTATTGAAACTTGCGAGGAAATTATTCCTCTTTCAGATATTGTGCTTGCAAATGAAAAGGAGATTTCTGTTTTTGGGAAAGATCTTTTAGAAAACTTCCTTGAAAGAGGAGGCGTTTTAGTTGTAAAAAGAGGGAAGGAAGGCGCGAAACTTATCACAAATGTCAGGGAACATGAGGTTAAAGGAGTAAGTTTGAAGAGTGTAAATGTAGTTGGTGCTGGCGATGTATTTAATGCAGCATTTATTAAGTCTTTTATCAATACGAATCGTTTAAATGAATCTCTTGAATTTGCAAATGAATTTGCAACAAGATATGTAGAAAAAGGGTTTTCATAG
- a CDS encoding patatin-like phospholipase family protein, producing MRIGLALGSGGPKGLAHIGIIKVLLNEGILPSIITGSSIGALIGGAYAKLGDIEEVEKIAKSYDMKTVLTVLFDPTLKMGLVRGKKVVDFIEKNIGDAEISTLVPKFFPVATNFNNGEPYVFERGSLVTGIRASISVPIFFEPVRHNGLLLMDGGLSQQVPVRTAKEKGADFVIAVNLYGKLSETPYRKISRVNFYRIFSNSIDILQYNLARENCRDADIVIAPDVQDIGWDYFWKPSEVIERGEKIALEKLPEIKKKLNALK from the coding sequence ATGAGAATAGGTCTTGCTTTGGGGAGTGGTGGCCCAAAAGGTCTTGCGCATATTGGTATCATAAAAGTTTTATTGAATGAAGGAATTTTGCCTTCAATAATAACGGGCTCAAGCATTGGTGCACTTATCGGTGGGGCATATGCAAAACTTGGAGATATTGAGGAAGTTGAAAAAATTGCAAAGTCTTATGATATGAAAACTGTTTTAACAGTTCTTTTCGATCCTACATTAAAGATGGGTTTGGTAAGAGGAAAGAAAGTGGTTGATTTTATTGAAAAAAACATAGGAGATGCAGAAATTTCAACGCTTGTACCGAAGTTTTTTCCTGTTGCAACCAATTTTAATAATGGAGAGCCATACGTATTTGAAAGAGGAAGCCTTGTTACGGGAATTCGTGCAAGCATTTCAGTCCCAATTTTCTTTGAACCAGTAAGGCATAATGGCTTGTTGCTCATGGATGGTGGTTTGTCTCAACAGGTACCAGTACGCACAGCGAAGGAAAAAGGTGCAGACTTTGTAATTGCGGTAAACTTATACGGAAAACTTTCCGAAACTCCATACAGAAAAATTAGCAGAGTTAATTTTTATAGAATCTTTTCAAATTCAATAGATATCCTTCAATATAATCTTGCAAGAGAGAACTGTAGAGACGCAGATATTGTAATTGCACCTGACGTTCAAGATATAGGTTGGGATTATTTTTGGAAACCTTCGGAAGTGATTGAAAGAGGAGAAAAAATTGCTTTAGAAAAACTTCCTGAAATTAAGAAGAAGTTAAATGCTTTAAAATAA
- a CDS encoding aminotransferase-like domain-containing protein: MWEEKFSSRSKTMKASAIRELLKLVESPDIISFAGGMPDPNLFPKEILGEIAKEVFVNHGGKALQYGPTEGVKPLRETIVKMMQEEGIKNVGLENVLVTTASQQALDLIAKVFVDPGDTVIVEAPSYVGGLQALQAFQANFVTVPLDEEGIKTDILEEKIKELQGKGVNIKLIYVIPNFQNPAGVTLSLERRKELLRISHTYEIPIIEDDPYGEIRFEGEKFPSLLELDQIGNVIGLRTFSKILAPGFRLGWIIANATAISKLALAKQAADLCSPSSTQYIADKFIRDGYMNDYLDKVRKVYKEKKDTMLNAMEKYFPKEVTWTKPHGGMFVWVETPEYIDTDALFIEAVKEKKVAYVIGSAFYPYGEDKRHMRLNFTLSTLEQIDEGIKRLGELLQSKIR; the protein is encoded by the coding sequence ATGTGGGAAGAAAAATTTTCTTCAAGAAGTAAAACAATGAAGGCTTCCGCAATTAGAGAACTTCTCAAACTTGTTGAATCACCAGACATTATTTCTTTTGCGGGGGGTATGCCGGATCCAAACCTTTTCCCAAAAGAGATCTTAGGAGAAATTGCAAAAGAGGTTTTTGTGAATCACGGAGGTAAGGCGCTTCAGTATGGCCCAACAGAAGGCGTAAAACCTCTTCGTGAAACGATTGTAAAAATGATGCAAGAAGAGGGAATCAAAAACGTTGGACTTGAAAATGTCCTTGTTACCACTGCGTCACAACAGGCACTTGATTTAATAGCCAAAGTTTTTGTAGATCCAGGAGACACAGTAATTGTCGAAGCACCATCATACGTTGGCGGCCTTCAAGCCTTGCAAGCATTCCAAGCAAATTTTGTCACAGTGCCTCTTGATGAGGAAGGGATAAAAACTGACATCTTAGAAGAAAAAATTAAAGAACTTCAAGGAAAAGGCGTAAACATCAAACTTATTTATGTTATTCCAAATTTCCAAAACCCTGCTGGGGTAACGCTGAGCCTTGAAAGAAGAAAAGAACTTTTGAGAATCTCTCATACCTACGAAATCCCAATAATTGAAGATGACCCATACGGAGAAATAAGATTTGAAGGAGAAAAATTTCCATCGCTTCTTGAACTTGACCAAATTGGAAATGTAATCGGCTTAAGAACATTTAGTAAAATTTTAGCACCTGGATTTAGATTAGGATGGATTATTGCAAATGCTACTGCAATCTCTAAGCTTGCACTTGCAAAGCAAGCAGCGGATCTTTGCTCTCCATCATCCACACAGTATATTGCAGACAAATTTATAAGAGATGGGTATATGAATGATTACCTTGATAAGGTACGCAAAGTCTACAAAGAGAAAAAAGACACCATGTTGAATGCAATGGAAAAGTATTTCCCTAAGGAAGTTACGTGGACTAAGCCTCACGGCGGTATGTTTGTTTGGGTAGAAACACCAGAATATATTGATACTGACGCCCTTTTCATTGAAGCAGTAAAGGAAAAGAAAGTCGCTTATGTAATAGGAAGCGCTTTCTATCCATACGGCGAAGACAAAAGGCACATGAGACTTAATTTCACACTTTCAACTCTTGAGCAAATTGATGAAGGTATTAAACGTTTAGGGGAACTTCTACAAAGTAAAATTAGATAA
- a CDS encoding molybdopterin-dependent oxidoreductase, with protein sequence MKNKIVLLLFIIASILSLSYISTLPKVHKVETLNEVEVTEYKGEKLTPLSETPALGIKGKPSVDITNYKLSVYGLVENPLNLTYKEVLSKYKRYEKVVKLNCVEGWSSKLLFEGVLIDDILKDAKIKDEANTIIFHCVDGYTTSLPLTYIRDEKILLAYKVNGIVLPKDYGFPFRVVAEAKYGYKWAKWVVGIEVSEDTNYKGYWESRGFSNEADIEHP encoded by the coding sequence ATGAAAAACAAAATTGTCTTGTTACTCTTTATAATTGCAAGCATACTTTCGCTATCATATATTTCTACTCTCCCAAAAGTTCACAAAGTTGAAACCCTAAATGAAGTTGAAGTAACAGAGTATAAAGGAGAAAAACTTACACCTTTGTCTGAGACTCCCGCACTTGGCATTAAGGGAAAACCAAGTGTCGATATTACAAATTACAAACTCAGTGTTTACGGTCTCGTTGAAAATCCTCTGAATCTAACATATAAAGAGGTTTTGTCAAAATACAAACGCTATGAGAAAGTTGTGAAATTAAATTGTGTTGAGGGGTGGAGTTCAAAATTACTTTTTGAAGGAGTTTTAATTGACGATATTTTAAAAGATGCAAAGATAAAAGATGAAGCAAATACAATTATCTTCCACTGTGTTGATGGTTATACCACCTCACTTCCCCTGACATATATTAGAGATGAAAAAATTTTATTGGCGTACAAAGTAAATGGAATTGTGCTACCAAAAGACTACGGATTTCCCTTTAGGGTAGTTGCAGAAGCAAAGTACGGCTACAAATGGGCAAAGTGGGTTGTAGGCATTGAAGTTTCAGAAGATACGAATTATAAAGGCTACTGGGAATCACGAGGTTTTTCAAATGAGGCCGATATTGAACATCCTTAA
- the plsX gene encoding phosphate acyltransferase PlsX, with protein sequence MVKIAVDGMGGDFAPKEIVEGVRLAINDFSDLSILLVGRSDELKKELQGFTKNIEIVHADEVITMNDKPREALLKKKGSSMHKAVELVRERIADGFVTAGNTGAYMAISLFTLGRLKDVNRPGIGVVIPFKDGDFGVIIDVGASVDIMPRDYLILAILGKTFLYTLTKNENLTVGLLNIGEEEEKGTKLVKEAYKVLKENLKEFKGNIEPHEILYHKADVIVTDGFTGNILEKSYEGALEFTVDMLKEEITKSIVYKIGALLLKPALKNAFNKLNYENFGGSPLLGVDGISVKAHGRSKRFAIKNAIKAAYELAKNNLIENFKQELEKIPQ encoded by the coding sequence GTGTAAGACTTGCAATAAACGATTTCTCTGACTTATCAATTTTACTCGTCGGAAGAAGTGACGAGTTAAAAAAGGAACTTCAGGGCTTCACAAAAAATATCGAAATAGTGCACGCAGATGAAGTAATCACAATGAACGATAAGCCAAGAGAAGCGCTTCTTAAAAAGAAAGGTTCATCAATGCATAAAGCGGTTGAACTTGTAAGAGAAAGGATTGCAGATGGTTTTGTTACGGCAGGCAATACAGGTGCCTACATGGCAATATCGTTGTTTACTCTTGGAAGATTAAAAGATGTGAATCGTCCTGGTATTGGAGTTGTAATACCCTTTAAAGATGGGGATTTTGGTGTTATTATTGATGTAGGTGCAAGTGTAGACATTATGCCTCGGGATTATCTTATTCTTGCAATTCTCGGAAAGACATTTCTATATACACTTACCAAAAATGAAAATCTAACTGTAGGACTTCTAAACATTGGGGAAGAGGAAGAAAAGGGAACAAAACTTGTAAAAGAAGCCTATAAAGTCTTAAAAGAAAATCTAAAAGAGTTTAAGGGTAATATTGAGCCTCACGAGATCCTGTATCATAAGGCAGACGTTATCGTAACTGATGGTTTTACAGGTAATATTCTTGAAAAATCCTATGAAGGTGCACTTGAGTTTACAGTAGATATGCTTAAGGAAGAAATAACTAAGTCAATAGTATATAAAATAGGTGCACTCCTTTTAAAACCTGCTCTTAAAAACGCCTTTAACAAATTGAACTATGAAAATTTTGGTGGATCGCCCCTTCTGGGAGTTGATGGAATTTCTGTAAAGGCACATGGAAGGTCAAAAAGATTTGCAATAAAAAACGCTATCAAGGCTGCATATGAACTTGCAAAAAATAATCTCATTGAAAACTTTAAACAAGAATTAGAGAAGATTCCACAATGA
- the uvrB gene encoding excinuclease ABC subunit UvrB, which yields MEEFKLVSDFKPTGDQPEAIDKLVWGIKKGFRFQTLLGVTGSGKTFTMANVIARVQKPTLVISHNKTLAAQLYSEFRRFFPENAVHYFVSYYDFYQPEAYVPQIDLYIAKNADVNEDIARLRHATVRALLERRDVIVVASVSCIYGWDSPEEYKEQLFTIKIGEKINRLNIAMNLARLQYERNDINFKSGTFRMRGDIIDVFPKESETAIRIELFGDEVDSIVEFDPLTNELIRRYSSFTFFPAQQFITTQERIRKYVDEILKELEMRVEFFKSRGKFVEAERLEERTKYDIEMLLNTGYCTGIENYSRYFSGRKPGEEPYTLLNFFPEDYLLFIDESHITVPQLRGMYRGDHDRKLTLVKYGFRLPSALDNRPLRFEEFLGHINQCIFVSATPSEYELSVSEQVVEQLIRPTGLVDPEVEVRPQKNQIEDLINEVKLRAEIGERVIVNTLTKKFAEDLTNYLVEKGIKAKYLHSDIKTLERVELLKGFRSGEFDCIVGVNLLREGLDLPEVSLVAILDADKEGFLRSETSLIQLMGRAARNVSGKVIMYADVVSDAMKKAIQETNRRREKQLKYNEEHGITPQTIRKAITDLIDLPWKKESELEEVIKVESLTYEEFIALITELEEEMHLKAEVLDFEEAIKIRDKINKLLEEYKKIYPNLRRKK from the coding sequence ATGGAAGAATTTAAACTCGTATCGGATTTTAAACCTACAGGTGACCAGCCAGAGGCAATAGATAAACTTGTTTGGGGGATTAAGAAAGGATTTAGGTTTCAAACCCTTCTTGGTGTAACAGGATCTGGAAAGACTTTCACAATGGCAAATGTTATCGCAAGAGTTCAAAAACCTACACTTGTTATCTCCCATAATAAAACACTTGCTGCACAACTTTATTCTGAATTTCGGAGATTCTTCCCCGAAAATGCAGTTCACTATTTCGTGAGTTACTATGATTTTTATCAACCGGAGGCTTATGTGCCACAAATTGACCTTTATATTGCAAAAAATGCTGACGTAAACGAGGATATAGCTCGCTTGAGGCATGCAACAGTAAGGGCTCTTCTTGAGAGACGAGATGTTATAGTAGTTGCATCTGTTTCCTGCATCTATGGTTGGGACTCACCAGAGGAGTATAAGGAACAACTCTTTACAATAAAAATTGGGGAGAAAATTAACAGGCTCAACATTGCAATGAACCTTGCAAGACTTCAATACGAGAGGAACGATATAAACTTCAAAAGTGGCACCTTTAGAATGCGTGGAGACATTATTGATGTTTTTCCTAAGGAATCTGAAACAGCGATAAGAATCGAACTGTTTGGTGATGAAGTTGATTCAATAGTAGAATTTGATCCCCTCACAAACGAACTTATAAGAAGATATTCTTCTTTTACATTCTTCCCTGCTCAACAATTTATAACAACACAAGAGCGTATACGAAAGTATGTTGATGAAATATTGAAAGAACTTGAAATGCGAGTAGAGTTTTTCAAATCACGTGGCAAGTTTGTTGAAGCAGAGCGCCTTGAAGAACGAACAAAATACGATATTGAGATGCTCCTCAATACAGGGTATTGTACAGGGATTGAAAACTACTCAAGGTATTTCTCTGGAAGAAAACCTGGCGAAGAACCGTACACACTTTTAAATTTCTTCCCAGAGGATTATCTACTTTTTATTGATGAATCCCATATAACAGTACCACAATTGCGAGGTATGTATCGTGGGGATCATGATAGAAAACTAACTCTTGTGAAATATGGGTTTAGATTGCCTTCGGCATTGGATAATAGACCTTTGAGATTTGAAGAATTTTTAGGACATATAAATCAGTGTATTTTTGTTTCAGCAACACCATCAGAATACGAACTTTCAGTAAGTGAACAAGTTGTTGAACAGTTAATTAGACCAACTGGTCTTGTTGACCCGGAAGTTGAGGTAAGACCTCAAAAGAATCAAATTGAAGACCTTATTAATGAGGTAAAATTAAGGGCGGAAATAGGAGAGCGAGTAATTGTTAACACTCTTACTAAAAAGTTTGCAGAAGATTTGACTAATTATCTTGTTGAAAAAGGCATAAAGGCAAAATATCTTCACTCGGATATAAAGACACTGGAGAGAGTTGAGTTACTGAAAGGGTTTAGATCCGGAGAATTTGATTGTATTGTTGGAGTAAATCTTCTTCGCGAAGGCCTTGATTTACCTGAAGTTTCACTTGTTGCAATTCTTGATGCAGATAAGGAAGGTTTTTTAAGAAGCGAAACCTCTCTTATTCAACTCATGGGAAGAGCTGCGCGAAATGTTTCTGGTAAGGTTATCATGTATGCAGATGTGGTATCAGATGCAATGAAAAAAGCAATACAAGAGACGAATAGGAGGCGAGAGAAACAACTTAAATACAACGAAGAGCATGGTATTACTCCTCAAACAATAAGAAAGGCAATAACTGATCTTATAGATCTACCTTGGAAAAAGGAAAGTGAACTTGAAGAAGTTATTAAAGTTGAGTCTCTTACTTATGAAGAGTTTATTGCGCTTATTACTGAACTTGAAGAGGAGATGCATCTTAAAGCAGAGGTTCTTGACTTCGAGGAGGCAATAAAGATTAGAGACAAGATAAACAAATTACTTGAGGAGTACAAGAAAATATATCCAAATCTAAGGAGAAAAAAATGA